In the genome of Xenopus laevis strain J_2021 chromosome 1S, Xenopus_laevis_v10.1, whole genome shotgun sequence, one region contains:
- the LOC108707188 gene encoding uncharacterized protein LOC108707188 yields the protein MRSIHFNTAPQTAIWDSHPSRDSATANKPNVDMKSKCGLGILLLAAVLSTFGVWFLPVSSATAEILLLLSGQSAKSTESNRNSTWENSPTGRTEPTIFLNSTSVIDGPEISPISGLTEGIALPMFIASPDILSGAVNSTVELNTSKELISGAERFNSLISSRNFPSAEEPLLSSTTTSYFMEISIKACVQATGLTDAEVLAIAIGALFLAIILSSLFYQLVIYLRNKKVNRDSSIYTIENALHKYDMDTSGEQPETKL from the exons ATGAGATCCATTCATTTCAACACTGCCCCACAAACTGCCATCTGGGACTCCCATCCCTCCAGAGACTCTGCAACTGCCAACAAACCCAATGTGGACATGAAAAGCAAGTGTGGCCTGGGGATTCTTCTCTTAGCAG CCGTTCTGAGCACCTTCGGAGTTTGGTTCCTACCAGTCAGCTCAGCAACTGCGGAAATCTTGTTATTACTTTCTGGCCAGTCAGCAAAATCAACAGAATCCAATAGGAACAGCACCTGGGAAAACTCCCCTACCGGCCGTACAGAGCCTACGATATTTCTGAATTCAACTTCTGTTATTGACGGACCAGAGATTTCTCCCATTTCTGGCCTAACTGAAGGCATTGCCCTGCCTATGTTCATTGCAAGTCCAGATATACTTTCAGGTGCTGTGAATTCCACTGTAGAACTCAATACAAGCAAAGAGCTGATCAGTGGGGCTGAGCGTTTTAACTCACTCATTTCCTCACGGAATTTTCCTTCTGCTGAAGAGCCGCTGTTATCTTCTACCACTACAAGTTACTTCATGGAGATCAGTATAAAGGCCTGCGTCCAAGCCACTGGCCTGACAGATGCAGAGGTTTTAGCTATAGCCATAGGAGCTCTatttctggctattatattaa GTTCTCTTTTCTACCAGTTGGTGATATACTTGAGAAATAAAAAAGTCAACAGAGACAGCTCCATATATACAATCGAAAATGCACTGCACAAGTACGACATGGACACCAGCGGGGAACAGCCAGAAACAAAACTATAG